A single window of Modestobacter italicus DNA harbors:
- a CDS encoding RtcB family protein: MEKINGRLLNWASILEPTTREQAERTAAMPFIHPHLALMPDAHLGKGATVGSVIPTDGAIIPAAVGVDIGCGMMAVRTQFSAADLTGPLDVLHGQISRSVPLSAGRYNKKVRPTAEPRVAELRAMPGVDQADGVAGNWPLQLGSLGSGNHFIEVSLDEQDRVWLFLHSGSRGVGNKLASVHIRRAQEWCRAQGIELADRDLAYLEEGTPEFDAYIEALRWAQRFAALNREEMMDRVAEQVGRFLKADVERLEQVQCHHNYTEREHHFGRDVWLSRKGAISAREGQLGLIPGSMGTASYVVAGRGNADSLTSSPHGAGRNHSRNAARRLFTRADLDQRMTGIAWGHSDAFLDEHPDAYKAIDVVMRDAADLVEIRHTLRQVVNVKGD, from the coding sequence ATGGAGAAGATCAATGGACGCCTGCTGAACTGGGCGTCCATCCTCGAGCCCACCACCCGTGAGCAGGCCGAGCGCACCGCAGCGATGCCGTTCATCCACCCGCACCTGGCGCTGATGCCCGACGCGCACCTCGGCAAGGGCGCCACGGTCGGGTCGGTCATCCCCACCGACGGCGCGATCATCCCGGCTGCGGTCGGGGTCGACATCGGCTGCGGGATGATGGCCGTCCGCACCCAGTTCTCCGCCGCGGACCTCACCGGTCCGCTGGACGTGCTGCACGGCCAGATCTCCCGGTCGGTGCCGCTGTCGGCCGGCCGGTACAACAAGAAGGTGCGCCCGACCGCGGAGCCGCGGGTCGCGGAGCTGCGGGCGATGCCCGGCGTCGACCAGGCGGACGGCGTCGCCGGCAACTGGCCGCTGCAGCTGGGCTCCCTCGGCTCGGGCAACCACTTCATCGAGGTCTCCCTCGACGAGCAGGACCGGGTGTGGCTGTTCCTGCACTCCGGCTCACGCGGGGTGGGCAACAAGCTGGCCTCGGTGCACATCCGGCGGGCGCAGGAGTGGTGCCGGGCGCAGGGCATCGAGCTCGCCGACCGGGACCTGGCCTACCTCGAGGAGGGGACGCCGGAGTTCGACGCCTACATCGAGGCCCTGCGCTGGGCGCAGCGGTTCGCCGCGCTCAACCGCGAGGAGATGATGGACCGGGTCGCCGAGCAGGTCGGCCGGTTCCTGAAGGCGGACGTCGAGCGGCTCGAGCAGGTGCAGTGCCACCACAACTACACCGAGCGCGAGCACCACTTCGGCCGGGACGTGTGGCTGTCCCGGAAGGGTGCGATCTCCGCACGGGAGGGGCAGCTCGGGCTGATCCCCGGGTCGATGGGGACGGCGTCCTACGTCGTCGCCGGCCGGGGCAACGCCGACTCGCTGACCTCCTCGCCGCACGGCGCCGGGCGGAACCACTCCCGCAACGCGGCCCGGCGGCTGTTCACCCGCGCGGACCTCGACCAGCGGATGACCGGCATCGCCTGGGGGCACTCGGACGCGTTCCTCGACGAGCACCCCGACGCCTACAAGGCGATCGACGTCGTCATGCGGGACGCGGCCGACCTGGTCGAGATCCGGCACACCCTGCGCCAGGTCGTCAACGTCAAGGGCGACTGA
- a CDS encoding DUF4234 domain-containing protein, protein MPPPPVWHAGPPTGPVGKVRGTGTVILLSVVTLGIYVLVYYYSTHEELKRHSGDGLGGPLALVLALFVGVVSPFLLSKEVGDVYERQGRQPPVTALTGLWVIPGFLILIGPFVWLVKTNGALNDYWRGFGVQ, encoded by the coding sequence ATGCCCCCGCCGCCGGTCTGGCACGCCGGTCCGCCGACGGGGCCGGTGGGCAAGGTCCGGGGCACCGGCACGGTCATCCTGCTGAGCGTCGTCACGCTCGGCATCTACGTGCTCGTCTACTACTACTCGACGCACGAGGAGCTCAAGCGGCACAGCGGTGACGGCCTCGGCGGGCCGCTCGCCCTGGTGCTCGCCCTCTTCGTCGGTGTCGTCTCGCCGTTCCTGCTGAGCAAGGAGGTGGGCGACGTCTACGAGCGGCAGGGCAGGCAGCCGCCGGTGACCGCCCTGACCGGGCTGTGGGTGATCCCCGGCTTCCTGATCCTGATCGGCCCCTTCGTGTGGCTGGTCAAGACCAACGGCGCGCTCAACGACTACTGGCGCGGCTTCGGCGTCCAGTGA
- a CDS encoding NUDIX domain-containing protein, whose protein sequence is MPATRSAGVLLHRTRDGVVEVLIGHMGGPFWARKDAAGWSIPKGEAGPGEEPFAVALREFAEELGSPVPAEVFRDLGELRVSSGKLLTVWAAEGDLDAGTCVSNTFTMEWPPRSGRQQEFPEIDRAAWFPVDVAREKLVKGQVPFLDRLLAALAAGG, encoded by the coding sequence GTGCCCGCCACCCGCAGCGCCGGTGTCCTGCTCCACCGCACCCGGGACGGCGTGGTCGAGGTGCTGATCGGGCACATGGGCGGCCCGTTCTGGGCGCGCAAGGACGCCGCCGGGTGGTCGATCCCCAAGGGCGAGGCGGGCCCGGGGGAGGAGCCGTTCGCCGTCGCGCTGCGCGAGTTCGCCGAGGAGCTGGGCTCGCCGGTGCCGGCCGAGGTGTTCCGCGACCTCGGCGAGCTGCGGGTCAGCAGCGGCAAGCTGCTCACCGTGTGGGCGGCGGAGGGCGACCTGGACGCCGGGACGTGCGTGAGCAACACCTTCACCATGGAGTGGCCGCCGCGGTCGGGCCGGCAGCAGGAGTTCCCGGAGATCGACCGGGCGGCCTGGTTCCCGGTCGACGTCGCCCGGGAGAAGCTGGTGAAGGGCCAGGTGCCGTTCCTCGACCGGCTGTTGGCGGCGCTCGCCGCCGGCGGCTGA